Proteins co-encoded in one Candidatus Lokiarchaeota archaeon genomic window:
- a CDS encoding 2-isopropylmalate synthase (catalyzes condensation of pyruvate and acetyl-CoA to form (R)-citramalate; functions in isoleucine synthesis; belongs to the alpha-IPM synthetase/homocitrate synthase family; it is difficult distinguishing these proteins from enzymes in that family) — protein sequence MESLEEAGLAVDYNKLEETRPKSLPDKIFIWDETLRDGEQTPGVALTNGEKVDIAKMLDEVGTSIVVVGFPAVSEGEKEAVAAVAKEGFTNATVGAPARAVIDDIDHCIEAGVEEVPIFIATSDFRLKYQLRMTREEMLDRLTKCIEYGKDHGLTIDYIAEDTTRSNMDFLCEAYKTAIDAGADKICVADTVGFVRPRVMRYIMREIKDQLWTKSKYKVPISVHCHDDFGLAAANTLAAIEEGAIYPQVCVNGYGERAGNAAFEEIVMALASLYGINTGIDTEKIHELSELVERHFVVPLPLHKPITGDNAFTHSSGIHSHGQLTHSMTYEPISPETVGRKREFHLGKFVGRHFVEYLLKMGGVKASKDQAQKITERVKKTHEDLKKKQSLESFDRIKEDLKDLRTGVSEQDFWEIAFDILEE from the coding sequence ATGGAGTCTCTAGAAGAAGCTGGATTGGCTGTTGATTATAACAAGCTCGAAGAGACCAGACCAAAGAGTCTCCCAGATAAGATATTCATCTGGGACGAGACCCTCAGGGATGGCGAGCAGACACCTGGAGTCGCACTTACCAATGGCGAGAAGGTTGATATTGCGAAAATGCTGGATGAGGTAGGAACGTCCATTGTTGTGGTCGGTTTTCCTGCAGTATCAGAAGGCGAAAAAGAAGCTGTTGCAGCGGTAGCCAAGGAAGGATTCACTAATGCTACTGTCGGTGCCCCAGCAAGGGCAGTCATAGATGATATCGATCATTGCATCGAGGCCGGAGTAGAAGAAGTACCTATTTTCATAGCCACCTCTGATTTCAGACTGAAGTATCAGCTTCGTATGACTAGAGAAGAAATGCTCGATCGACTCACCAAATGCATAGAATACGGCAAAGATCATGGACTAACAATCGATTACATTGCAGAAGATACGACCAGAAGCAATATGGACTTCCTGTGCGAAGCGTATAAGACTGCCATCGATGCGGGAGCAGACAAGATATGCGTAGCAGATACCGTTGGTTTTGTCCGTCCTAGAGTCATGAGGTACATAATGCGGGAAATCAAAGATCAGCTTTGGACGAAAAGTAAATACAAGGTTCCAATTTCTGTACATTGTCATGACGATTTTGGGCTTGCAGCCGCAAACACCTTGGCCGCTATAGAAGAAGGAGCTATTTATCCGCAGGTTTGTGTCAATGGATATGGAGAACGGGCGGGAAATGCAGCTTTCGAAGAAATCGTTATGGCACTTGCAAGCTTGTACGGCATCAATACTGGTATCGATACTGAGAAGATTCACGAACTCTCAGAACTAGTGGAACGGCATTTTGTTGTTCCACTGCCACTTCACAAACCGATAACCGGAGATAATGCGTTCACACATTCAAGTGGAATCCACTCACACGGCCAACTCACCCACTCGATGACATACGAGCCAATCAGCCCAGAAACAGTCGGCAGGAAACGAGAATTCCACCTAGGCAAATTCGTTGGTAGACATTTTGTTGAATATCTCCTCAAAATGGGAGGAGTAAAAGCAAGCAAGGATCAAGCCCAAAAAATTACCGAGCGGGTCAAGAAGACCCATGAGGATTTGAAGAAGAAACAGTCACTCGAGTCTTTTGATAGAATCAAGGAAGATCTCAAAGACTTGCGGACTGGAGTATCTGAGCAGGATTTTTGGGAGATAGCATTTGATATCTTAGAGGAGTAG
- a CDS encoding transcriptional regulator — translation MSDRPTVEQYLKNIENGDFKAYKCQECGAVVAPPSDACYSCGGTNMEWTAVSGKGTLVSYTVVHVSSDEFVAEVPYYVAIVKLEEGTSITGRLVGFDPLKPEDLEIGMDLVLDYQKGESGKTYLAFREP, via the coding sequence ATGAGTGACAGACCTACTGTTGAACAATACCTGAAGAATATCGAGAATGGCGATTTTAAGGCGTACAAATGTCAAGAATGTGGTGCGGTTGTAGCGCCACCGTCCGATGCATGTTACAGCTGTGGTGGTACGAACATGGAATGGACAGCTGTCAGCGGAAAAGGAACACTGGTTTCCTACACTGTCGTTCACGTCTCTTCTGACGAGTTTGTTGCTGAAGTGCCATACTATGTTGCCATTGTCAAGTTAGAGGAAGGAACCAGTATTACGGGTCGACTCGTGGGATTTGACCCTCTGAAACCGGAAGACCTTGAAATTGGTATGGATCTTGTATTGGACTATCAGAAGGGAGAGTCAGGTAAGACCTATCTGGCTTTTCGCGAGCCCTGA
- a CDS encoding acyl-CoA dehydrogenase yields the protein MDFALSDKEERLWERSVKFTKEHITPYANELEEKEEFPAEIVEKAYEKGLMNLHIPEEAGGPGLSLLAETLVSEATGYGCAGCATSIMCNNLAFAPLVIGATTEQLKKYVEPMITGSKPEYGAFCLTERDAGSDAAATKTTAERDGDEYIINGVKCFATNAPVASLFTVFAVTDPEAGHRGLSVFMVPKGKGVEIGHIENKVGQKNSVQSEVIFNDVRVPEDCLVGEEGEGFKIAMMTLDKTRAGIAAIATGVAQRALDEAAKFANARKQFGRPIGKFQGIGFKLADMGARAEAARQLTRYAAWMGDQGMPVTKNSSYAKFFASDAAMENAVQAVQILGGYGYLTEYPVEKLMRDAKLCQIYEGTNEIQRLVAGNTILKEAAKIDTGFQVEYDGRGAPMISDED from the coding sequence ATGGACTTCGCATTGTCAGATAAAGAAGAACGACTGTGGGAACGCAGTGTGAAATTCACCAAGGAACACATCACTCCCTATGCAAACGAGCTCGAGGAGAAAGAGGAATTTCCTGCAGAGATTGTCGAAAAAGCCTATGAAAAAGGACTAATGAATCTCCATATTCCAGAAGAAGCTGGAGGGCCGGGTCTCTCGCTACTGGCAGAGACCTTGGTGTCAGAAGCAACTGGATACGGATGCGCAGGCTGTGCTACATCAATCATGTGCAACAACTTGGCATTTGCCCCTCTCGTTATTGGAGCTACCACGGAACAGCTGAAGAAGTATGTGGAACCGATGATTACTGGCAGTAAACCAGAATACGGAGCATTCTGCTTGACTGAGCGAGATGCTGGTTCTGATGCTGCTGCCACTAAAACAACTGCTGAACGCGATGGTGACGAGTACATAATTAACGGCGTGAAATGCTTCGCGACAAACGCTCCAGTTGCATCTCTTTTCACAGTTTTCGCTGTGACTGATCCTGAAGCAGGTCACAGAGGGCTATCAGTATTCATGGTCCCCAAAGGAAAAGGAGTCGAGATTGGGCATATCGAGAACAAAGTCGGGCAGAAGAACTCGGTTCAGAGTGAAGTAATATTCAATGATGTACGGGTGCCCGAGGATTGCCTTGTTGGAGAAGAGGGAGAAGGATTCAAAATTGCAATGATGACACTAGATAAGACCAGGGCGGGCATCGCAGCCATTGCAACAGGCGTTGCTCAGAGGGCTTTAGACGAAGCAGCCAAATTTGCGAATGCAAGAAAGCAGTTCGGTCGACCTATTGGGAAGTTTCAGGGCATTGGATTCAAATTAGCTGACATGGGTGCTCGTGCTGAGGCTGCAAGACAACTAACCAGATACGCCGCATGGATGGGTGACCAAGGGATGCCCGTAACAAAGAACTCGTCCTATGCTAAGTTCTTTGCTTCCGATGCTGCAATGGAAAACGCAGTACAGGCCGTTCAAATTCTCGGTGGTTATGGATATCTTACAGAATACCCGGTTGAGAAACTCATGCGGGACGCAAAGCTTTGTCAGATATACGAAGGAACGAATGAAATCCAGCGCTTGGTTGCAGGAAATACAATCCTCAAGGAAGCAGCCAAGATTGACACGGGTTTCCAAGTTGAATACGACGGTCGGGGCGCTCCGATGATTTCTGACGAAGATTGA
- a CDS encoding thiolase domain-containing protein, whose protein sequence is MQNTNIVSAAQTKFGRLKGLTLREIFGEAVDEATIEAGIPKEDIQAAFVGTFIPEMLVHQGHTAPLLIDFAGMRGIPATRHEAACASGATALRSAIMAIESGLYDTVLVAAAEKMTSVSTNRATEALAAAADDKFESSMGLTFPGVFGIAAVSHMEEYGTTEEDMARIAVKAHKNASTNPLAQFQKPISLEKAMDSRYIAWPLKLFDCSPISDGGAALVLTSNEKAKEYTDTPVKITGTGQASASMNLCDRAHLTSFDASIAAGKTAYKMADLGPEDIDVAVVHDCFTIAEIIASEDLGFFEPGHAVDAIRNGETEIDGSKPINPMGGLKAVGHPVGATGVKQIVVIYKELLGEAGKNQVPNHDIGIAHNFGGTGASSVVTIMRRYDA, encoded by the coding sequence TTGCAAAATACTAACATTGTAAGTGCCGCTCAAACGAAGTTCGGGAGATTAAAAGGCCTGACCCTTCGTGAGATTTTCGGTGAAGCTGTTGATGAGGCCACTATCGAGGCAGGCATCCCGAAAGAGGATATCCAAGCTGCATTTGTGGGAACGTTCATTCCGGAGATGCTTGTTCATCAAGGCCACACGGCACCCCTTCTCATTGATTTTGCTGGGATGCGTGGTATTCCAGCGACTCGTCATGAGGCTGCATGTGCTTCTGGGGCTACTGCATTGCGATCTGCCATCATGGCGATTGAATCCGGTCTCTACGATACTGTTCTTGTTGCTGCTGCTGAGAAGATGACTTCTGTATCAACGAATCGGGCAACAGAAGCTTTAGCTGCTGCAGCAGACGATAAGTTCGAGTCAAGCATGGGTTTGACGTTTCCCGGAGTCTTTGGTATTGCCGCTGTAAGTCATATGGAGGAATACGGCACCACTGAGGAGGACATGGCGCGGATTGCTGTCAAGGCACACAAGAATGCTTCAACTAATCCCCTTGCTCAGTTCCAGAAACCGATTTCACTAGAGAAAGCGATGGATTCACGATACATTGCTTGGCCGCTGAAGCTATTTGATTGCTCTCCCATCTCTGATGGCGGCGCTGCTCTTGTGCTTACTTCGAATGAAAAGGCTAAGGAGTATACTGATACCCCAGTGAAAATAACTGGGACCGGCCAAGCGTCAGCCAGTATGAATCTCTGTGATCGAGCTCACCTCACCTCATTCGATGCTTCTATTGCAGCTGGGAAAACAGCCTACAAAATGGCAGATTTAGGCCCAGAAGATATTGATGTAGCTGTTGTACACGATTGCTTTACTATTGCCGAAATCATCGCATCTGAAGATCTTGGTTTCTTCGAGCCAGGACATGCTGTAGATGCTATTCGCAATGGTGAAACCGAGATTGACGGCTCAAAACCAATCAATCCGATGGGTGGCCTGAAAGCAGTTGGTCATCCTGTCGGAGCGACTGGCGTGAAGCAGATTGTAGTCATCTACAAGGAACTTCTTGGTGAAGCAGGAAAGAATCAAGTTCCGAACCATGATATTGGGATTGCACATAACTTCGGCGGAACCGGGGCATCCAGTGTTGTAACAATAATGAGGAGGTATGATGCATGA
- a CDS encoding thiolase domain-containing protein (Catalyzes the synthesis of acetoacetyl coenzyme A from two molecules of acetyl coenzyme A. It can also act as a thiolase, catalyzing the reverse reaction and generating two-carbon units from the four-carbon product of fatty acid oxidation) yields MSRTVCISGGATTPFDYPMHITPESMIANCIVETQEDIPNFTLRDLEFMVYSHFSVHFGKQLCPEWVVHDHLGLVGLPHFRVENGGNTGGSALYAAFLAVKSGLFDVVGVAGWEAMDNVTQSQGSEFIALASDTRYEALAGGIYPIYYAAMAYKFMKEHDLTEEDFALAGMKNRNYACDNPKAQWARNENKKITVDDVMNSRLISYPLKKYDCCLMSRGGSFALVTTEEWAKENADGKYVTIDGAGLSSCTIRAGDRLAFPGWTEMYGEGYPDMTEFGACRKSGEDAYDMAGIEYDRAAKEIDVAEIHDAFSSSETQIYKALHWCDKDNIKEFLHDKRTFMEGDLPVNPGGGLMGFGHPVGATGIMSAIECYYQLTDMIPDKHLSSDTYVKDAETGLVNSHAGTGTSISNFILRRP; encoded by the coding sequence ATGTCAAGAACTGTATGTATTAGTGGGGGCGCAACCACGCCCTTTGATTATCCCATGCACATTACACCTGAATCGATGATCGCGAACTGCATCGTTGAGACACAGGAAGATATACCCAACTTCACGTTGCGAGATCTCGAATTCATGGTGTACAGCCACTTCAGTGTTCATTTCGGGAAACAGTTATGCCCGGAGTGGGTTGTGCATGATCATCTTGGGTTGGTGGGACTGCCCCACTTCCGAGTTGAGAATGGTGGAAATACTGGAGGCTCAGCGCTATATGCGGCTTTTCTGGCAGTTAAGTCGGGCCTCTTTGACGTTGTAGGTGTAGCGGGCTGGGAAGCAATGGACAATGTGACACAGTCGCAGGGTTCGGAATTCATCGCTTTGGCCTCCGATACAAGGTACGAGGCACTGGCTGGAGGGATTTATCCCATATACTATGCGGCCATGGCTTACAAGTTCATGAAAGAACATGACTTGACCGAGGAGGACTTTGCATTGGCAGGCATGAAGAATCGGAACTACGCCTGTGACAATCCAAAGGCCCAGTGGGCTAGAAACGAGAACAAGAAAATCACCGTTGATGACGTGATGAATAGCAGGCTGATCAGCTATCCATTGAAGAAATATGATTGCTGTCTGATGAGTCGCGGTGGTTCATTTGCTCTTGTCACAACGGAAGAATGGGCCAAGGAAAACGCTGATGGGAAATATGTGACCATCGATGGAGCTGGTTTGAGCAGCTGTACCATTCGAGCTGGTGACAGATTAGCATTCCCCGGCTGGACCGAAATGTACGGTGAAGGTTATCCTGACATGACCGAATTTGGAGCCTGTCGAAAATCTGGCGAGGATGCCTATGATATGGCCGGCATTGAGTATGACCGTGCAGCGAAAGAGATTGATGTAGCAGAGATTCACGATGCGTTTTCATCCTCTGAAACACAGATTTACAAAGCACTTCACTGGTGTGACAAGGATAATATCAAGGAGTTCCTTCACGACAAACGAACGTTCATGGAAGGTGATCTCCCAGTCAATCCTGGAGGTGGGCTTATGGGCTTCGGTCATCCAGTTGGTGCTACAGGCATCATGTCTGCTATCGAGTGTTATTACCAGCTGACTGACATGATCCCAGATAAACACCTCAGCTCTGACACGTATGTTAAAGATGCGGAGACAGGCCTCGTGAATAGCCACGCAGGAACAGGAACGAGTATCTCTAACTTCATTCTGAGGAGGCCATAG
- a CDS encoding radical SAM protein has product MRAHRHGWGKMEEIHVIHGEKINKVVSKKYNFIFDKETGFSMRWGETRDQDPFWGPLPELADISISNRCNNNCPFCYRNSTPDGPLISIEEYEMILEQLPTTFQVALGGGEPTLHPDFIDILELTREYDIVPNYTTNGNNLTPEILEASKKHCGAVAVSWYPGALTALRKMVEYGIKTNIHFIVTPDSISEAIGFIQNPDFFRDEGINAIIFLLHKAVGRGKPEDTPSYEDVKPMIEAVFETTTPVGFDACFMKHVATADSEGTIEASWTFLDFCDASRFSIYIDENLIVQPCSFCLGEVYGESLEDKTVKEIWTGNKFQRFRKLLREDPNVCPAIKLNSDLR; this is encoded by the coding sequence ATGAGAGCTCACAGGCATGGTTGGGGAAAAATGGAAGAAATCCATGTTATACATGGCGAAAAAATCAACAAGGTCGTTAGCAAGAAGTATAATTTCATTTTTGACAAAGAAACCGGCTTTTCAATGCGATGGGGGGAAACCAGAGACCAAGATCCTTTTTGGGGTCCTTTGCCTGAGCTAGCTGATATTTCCATTTCGAATAGATGCAATAACAACTGTCCTTTTTGTTATAGGAATTCTACCCCTGATGGACCCTTGATTTCAATCGAAGAGTATGAGATGATTCTTGAACAGTTGCCAACCACGTTTCAGGTGGCTCTTGGAGGAGGCGAGCCAACTCTGCATCCTGATTTCATAGATATATTGGAACTCACTCGAGAGTACGATATTGTGCCTAATTATACCACGAACGGCAACAACTTGACACCGGAGATTCTTGAAGCATCAAAGAAGCACTGTGGTGCAGTTGCTGTTTCTTGGTATCCTGGAGCATTAACCGCACTAAGAAAAATGGTGGAATACGGAATCAAGACCAACATTCATTTCATTGTGACTCCTGATTCAATTTCGGAGGCTATAGGCTTCATTCAAAATCCCGATTTCTTCAGAGATGAGGGAATCAATGCTATCATTTTCCTTTTACACAAAGCAGTAGGTCGCGGTAAGCCCGAGGACACTCCTTCCTACGAGGATGTGAAACCGATGATTGAAGCGGTTTTTGAGACTACTACACCAGTTGGTTTTGATGCCTGTTTCATGAAGCATGTAGCTACTGCGGATTCAGAAGGCACAATTGAGGCGTCTTGGACCTTCTTGGATTTTTGCGACGCTTCCCGTTTCTCAATCTACATTGATGAGAATCTGATTGTACAACCGTGTTCATTCTGTCTTGGTGAAGTGTATGGTGAGAGTCTTGAAGATAAGACGGTGAAGGAAATATGGACCGGGAACAAATTCCAGCGCTTCAGAAAGCTTCTTCGTGAGGATCCGAATGTTTGTCCTGCGATAAAATTGAACTCAGACCTTCGTTAA
- a CDS encoding PAS domain S-box protein, protein MIKITEENVDAEEIAHILTNQIKDVFWVVDMKLAFIYVSKSSLHVAGYEPHEIQDMPIDMLLADRSRKLVKKALQEAMNLEAEVGPEGYKAPPLELEVIRKDKKKICIEVSRKFIRDDNGKPIGIVGIARDISRRKLAEKQYVEEKVQAEFYNSILAHDLSNIHQGILASLELILDFKMPEDARDLLKAAHALTRRGVRLTTDVKRLAELALVENLTEINPRLAMETAIEMVHHSLPRRHIRIEIIDDRKGDFVYADQFLVYMFFNLLHNAARLDRNEEIKIDVVISRSEKDKFVKFEIIDRGPGLDDRSKRFLFSTSANHKNSIRGLGLTLVKQIIDRYGGEIAVEDRIEGKHSDGARFVVKIPAVIDSV, encoded by the coding sequence ATGATAAAGATTACAGAAGAGAATGTAGATGCTGAGGAAATAGCCCACATCCTGACGAATCAAATCAAGGACGTATTCTGGGTTGTTGACATGAAGCTTGCTTTCATATATGTCAGCAAATCATCACTCCATGTTGCCGGATATGAGCCACACGAAATCCAGGATATGCCGATTGATATGTTACTGGCGGATCGTTCAAGAAAACTTGTCAAGAAAGCTCTTCAAGAAGCGATGAATCTGGAAGCTGAAGTTGGACCCGAAGGATACAAAGCTCCACCGCTTGAATTGGAAGTCATACGAAAAGACAAGAAAAAAATCTGTATTGAAGTCTCCCGCAAGTTCATTAGAGACGACAATGGCAAACCGATAGGCATAGTGGGAATTGCAAGAGATATATCACGAAGAAAGCTTGCTGAAAAGCAGTATGTGGAAGAGAAGGTACAAGCAGAATTCTACAATAGCATATTGGCTCACGACCTCAGTAATATTCACCAAGGAATTTTGGCGAGCCTCGAACTGATTCTTGATTTCAAAATGCCAGAAGATGCAAGAGATCTTCTGAAGGCTGCTCATGCACTCACAAGACGTGGAGTAAGGTTGACAACAGATGTTAAGAGGCTTGCAGAGCTTGCCTTGGTAGAGAATTTGACTGAGATAAATCCACGACTGGCCATGGAAACAGCTATCGAAATGGTACATCACTCACTCCCTCGTCGGCATATCCGAATTGAAATCATAGACGATAGAAAGGGTGATTTCGTCTACGCAGATCAGTTTCTTGTATATATGTTCTTCAATCTTCTACACAATGCTGCTCGGCTCGATAGAAACGAAGAAATCAAGATAGATGTGGTAATTTCTCGATCTGAGAAGGATAAATTTGTGAAATTTGAGATTATTGACAGGGGTCCAGGCCTCGATGATAGAAGCAAGAGGTTCCTTTTTTCTACCAGTGCGAATCACAAAAATTCCATTAGAGGACTCGGTTTAACGCTTGTAAAACAAATCATTGATAGATATGGTGGAGAAATAGCAGTCGAAGATCGAATAGAGGGGAAACATTCAGACGGGGCTAGATTTGTTGTTAAGATTCCAGCTGTAATCGACAGTGTCTAG
- a CDS encoding DUF2088 domain-containing protein has protein sequence MVVEFPYGDGSLGLADYQDLKCEVVYPTGVAAIDTSTEFQNILSKQNPVRSIGHFIRDAESAAISIETRYLSSIIQPMLTELLNHIVAGGISSENITILFNEQDKNCSQLDVSSLQTDSPFDSCNLCIHNPFDDSRVVWVGETTASNGVLLCESYVRADFRVGMGAIAPDGFIGATGGGTAVLPNIASRETIIRNHKLRLQNDPRFFDITQPAAEDIAEAARLGGLDYVFNCVIGGSGTPASIVAGSFPEAWMEGVHTSERLTIKDTPHSASIVVIGGGGHPFDSTIYDTVDCLIAAEKVTQHGGTIVLVAQCSDGLGPAGLGIGMTEESGSLVAGSLTNADFLIGMEKARILRRILETRNLIVVGELQKNLVEEVLKGRKAADLPDAIDMALANHPSYPRVVIIPDGRFISFS, from the coding sequence ATGGTAGTAGAGTTTCCGTATGGCGATGGTTCTCTTGGTCTGGCCGATTATCAAGATCTCAAGTGTGAGGTTGTTTATCCAACAGGAGTTGCCGCCATTGATACTAGTACTGAATTTCAGAACATATTATCCAAACAAAATCCTGTCAGGAGCATCGGCCATTTCATTCGTGATGCTGAATCAGCAGCAATATCAATCGAAACGCGATATTTGAGTTCCATAATCCAACCGATGCTAACCGAGTTGCTGAATCATATTGTTGCCGGAGGTATCTCTAGTGAAAACATTACTATTCTTTTCAATGAACAGGACAAAAACTGCTCACAGTTAGACGTCTCATCACTTCAAACGGATTCACCTTTTGATAGCTGTAACCTTTGCATTCATAATCCATTTGATGATTCTCGAGTGGTATGGGTTGGAGAAACAACCGCCTCAAACGGAGTACTGTTGTGCGAAAGTTATGTTAGAGCTGATTTTCGGGTGGGTATGGGTGCTATTGCCCCCGATGGTTTTATTGGTGCGACGGGAGGCGGCACGGCCGTTCTTCCTAATATTGCAAGCCGGGAGACCATAATACGAAATCATAAGCTTCGTTTGCAGAATGATCCAAGATTCTTCGACATTACACAGCCTGCTGCTGAAGATATAGCAGAAGCCGCTCGTCTAGGTGGATTGGATTATGTATTCAATTGCGTCATCGGTGGTAGCGGCACTCCAGCATCGATTGTGGCAGGTTCGTTTCCTGAGGCATGGATGGAAGGAGTACACACTAGTGAACGTTTGACCATAAAAGATACACCTCATAGTGCATCCATTGTTGTGATTGGCGGCGGCGGTCACCCCTTTGACAGTACAATATATGACACAGTCGACTGCCTAATAGCCGCGGAAAAGGTAACACAGCATGGAGGAACAATCGTTCTTGTTGCTCAATGTAGTGACGGACTGGGGCCAGCTGGACTTGGAATCGGTATGACTGAAGAATCGGGGTCTTTGGTTGCCGGGTCGTTGACGAATGCAGACTTTCTAATTGGCATGGAGAAAGCCCGTATTCTTCGACGTATTCTTGAAACCAGGAATCTGATTGTCGTAGGAGAGTTACAGAAAAACTTGGTTGAAGAAGTACTGAAAGGAAGGAAAGCTGCTGATTTGCCTGATGCTATTGATATGGCCTTAGCCAATCATCCGTCATATCCGAGAGTTGTAATCATTCCTGATGGACGTTTCATCTCGTTCAGTTAG